From one Variovorax sp. PBL-H6 genomic stretch:
- a CDS encoding ethanolamine ammonia-lyase subunit EutB — MRYRTTLHSQAFAFDDLRQVMAFASPARSGDYLAGIGAATAQQRMAARHVLAETPLAQFLNEALIPYEEDNITRLIIDGHDAAAFAPVAHLTVGDFRNWLLSEQASTQTLASLAPGLTPEMVAAVSKLMRNQDLIAVARKCCVVTRFRDTIGLPGHLAVRVQPNHPTDDLRGVAASMLDGLLMGAGDAVIGINPVTDSVQHLGDLLRMLDEVIQRFEVPTQSCVLTHVTHAIKLVESGAPVDLVFQSIGGTEKTNRSFGVTPELLDEAHAAAQSLARGTVGRNLMYFETGQGSALSADANFGVDQQTCEARAYALARRYQPLLINTVVGFIGPEYLYDGKQIIRAGLEDHFCGKLLGLPLGCDVCYTNHAEADQDDMDTLLVLLGTAGINFIMGVPGADDVMLNYQSTSFHDALFLRESMGLKRAPEFEAWLQRMQITDAAGRLQPPSSNRLLADMRSLKALK; from the coding sequence ATGCGCTACCGGACCACCCTTCATTCGCAAGCCTTCGCTTTCGACGACCTCCGGCAGGTCATGGCCTTCGCCAGCCCGGCGCGCTCGGGCGACTACCTGGCGGGCATCGGCGCGGCCACCGCGCAGCAGCGCATGGCGGCGCGCCACGTGCTGGCCGAGACGCCGCTCGCGCAATTCCTGAACGAGGCGCTGATTCCCTACGAAGAGGACAACATCACCCGCCTCATCATCGACGGCCACGATGCGGCCGCCTTCGCGCCGGTGGCGCACCTGACGGTCGGCGACTTCCGCAACTGGCTTCTTTCCGAACAGGCGAGCACGCAGACGCTGGCGTCGCTCGCGCCTGGCCTCACCCCGGAGATGGTGGCCGCTGTGTCCAAGCTCATGCGCAACCAGGACCTGATCGCCGTGGCGCGCAAGTGCTGCGTGGTCACGCGCTTTCGCGACACCATCGGCCTGCCCGGCCACCTCGCGGTCCGGGTGCAGCCCAACCACCCGACCGATGATCTCCGCGGCGTCGCCGCCTCCATGCTCGATGGCCTGCTGATGGGCGCCGGCGATGCGGTCATCGGCATCAACCCCGTGACAGACAGCGTCCAGCACCTGGGCGATTTGCTGCGCATGCTCGACGAGGTGATCCAGCGCTTCGAGGTACCGACGCAGAGCTGCGTGCTGACCCACGTGACCCACGCGATCAAGCTCGTCGAGTCCGGCGCGCCGGTGGACCTGGTGTTCCAGTCCATCGGCGGTACCGAGAAGACCAATCGCTCCTTCGGCGTCACGCCCGAGCTGCTCGATGAAGCGCATGCGGCCGCGCAATCGCTCGCGCGCGGCACGGTGGGCCGCAACCTCATGTACTTCGAGACCGGCCAGGGCAGCGCGCTCTCGGCCGATGCCAACTTCGGCGTCGACCAGCAGACCTGCGAGGCGCGCGCCTATGCGCTGGCACGCCGCTACCAGCCGCTGCTGATCAACACCGTCGTCGGCTTCATCGGTCCGGAATACCTCTATGACGGCAAGCAGATCATCCGGGCCGGCCTGGAAGACCATTTCTGCGGCAAGCTCCTTGGCCTGCCGCTGGGCTGCGACGTCTGCTACACCAACCACGCCGAGGCCGACCAGGACGACATGGACACCTTGCTGGTGCTGCTGGGCACCGCGGGCATCAACTTCATCATGGGCGTGCCGGGCGCGGACGACGTGATGCTCAACTACCAGAGCACCTCCTTCCACGACGCGCTCTTCCTGCGCGAGTCGATGGGACTGAAGCGCGCGCCCGAGTTCGAGGCCTGGCTGCAGCGGATGCAGATCACCGACGCGGCAGGGCGGCTGCAGCCGCCCTCCTCCAACCGGCTGCTCGCGGACATGCGTTCGCTGAAGGCATTGAAATGA
- the ada gene encoding bifunctional DNA-binding transcriptional regulator/O6-methylguanine-DNA methyltransferase Ada encodes MMSNANEIRALQTVSDPRWATVVARDAAADGQFFYSVRSTGVYCRPSCGARQPRPENVAFHATAADAERAGFRPCRRCKPDQPARAAQQAALVAELCRFIENADEAPTLSELAERAGLSSFHLHRIFKEATGLTPKAYAAAHRARRVRDALARSESVTDAIYDAGYNSNGRFYERSNEVLGMTPTRFRAGGADTDIRFAIGQCALGAILVAQSERGVCAIALGDDPDVLARELQDRFPQARLIGGDPAFEELVARVVGFVEAPGVGLDLPLDVRGTAFQQRVWQALRDIPPGSTASYAEIAERIGSPKSVRAVAQACGANALAVAIPCHRVVRSDGALSGYRWGVERKSALLKREAEPA; translated from the coding sequence ATGATGAGCAACGCAAACGAAATCCGTGCCCTCCAGACCGTGAGCGACCCGCGCTGGGCGACGGTGGTCGCGCGCGACGCCGCGGCCGACGGGCAGTTCTTCTATTCGGTGCGCAGCACCGGCGTGTACTGCCGGCCGTCGTGCGGGGCGCGTCAGCCGCGTCCCGAGAACGTGGCCTTCCACGCGACGGCGGCCGATGCGGAGCGCGCGGGCTTCAGGCCCTGCAGGCGCTGCAAGCCCGACCAGCCGGCACGTGCCGCGCAGCAGGCAGCCCTGGTGGCCGAACTGTGCCGCTTCATCGAGAACGCCGACGAGGCGCCGACGCTGAGTGAACTGGCCGAGCGCGCGGGGCTCAGCAGCTTTCACCTGCATCGGATCTTCAAGGAAGCGACCGGGCTCACACCCAAGGCCTATGCCGCGGCGCATCGTGCAAGGCGCGTGCGTGATGCGCTCGCGCGCAGTGAAAGCGTGACGGACGCGATCTACGACGCCGGCTACAACTCCAACGGCCGCTTCTACGAGCGCTCCAACGAGGTGCTGGGCATGACACCGACACGCTTCCGCGCGGGCGGCGCCGACACCGACATCCGCTTCGCCATCGGTCAATGCGCGCTCGGCGCCATCCTGGTGGCGCAGAGCGAACGCGGCGTCTGCGCCATCGCGCTGGGCGATGACCCTGATGTGCTGGCGCGCGAGCTGCAGGACCGCTTCCCGCAGGCCCGCCTGATCGGCGGCGACCCGGCCTTCGAGGAACTGGTCGCGCGCGTGGTGGGGTTCGTCGAGGCGCCGGGCGTGGGGCTGGACCTGCCGCTTGACGTGCGCGGCACGGCGTTCCAGCAGCGGGTGTGGCAGGCGCTGCGCGACATTCCGCCGGGCAGCACGGCGAGCTATGCCGAGATCGCCGAGCGCATCGGCAGCCCGAAGTCGGTGCGCGCCGTGGCGCAGGCCTGCGGTGCCAACGCACTCGCCGTGGCAATTCCCTGTCATCGCGTGGTGCGCAGCGACGGCGCGCTCTCAGGCTATCGCTGGGGCGTGGAGCGCAAGAGCGCACTGCTGAAGCGGGAGGCCGAGCCGGCATGA
- a CDS encoding phosphate/phosphite/phosphonate ABC transporter substrate-binding protein — translation MEYHGDKTPAAIGRNEAAWRAHASAVARRWLAPMILLAAGGSAHALVIGVTEGVTYRASDSEIEARFALIAEVLSKTLKQPVTIKVLSSYGSAREALKQQQVELAFVHPAHVAFEATKGGGYKGLAWTAGFTEYKVSFLCKDMQPISNWKEMTGKSLVMPDPDSITSVITRAMLREQGLQEGAVKLSNTRYQDAVPFYVQNGFTAYGATASAGVIKAWKTAGGKTCAESRAVPIKQWLMSSKLDATTAATVREALLQLGQSEGGKRALATSSYSGFVAPSVEIEKALTAWLGV, via the coding sequence ATGGAGTACCACGGAGACAAGACGCCGGCCGCCATCGGCCGCAACGAAGCCGCGTGGCGCGCACACGCGTCCGCCGTCGCCAGGCGATGGCTGGCGCCGATGATCCTGCTGGCGGCCGGCGGATCGGCCCATGCGCTGGTGATCGGCGTGACCGAGGGTGTGACCTACCGGGCGAGCGACAGCGAGATCGAAGCCCGGTTCGCGCTGATCGCGGAAGTGCTGAGCAAGACGCTCAAGCAGCCCGTGACCATCAAGGTGCTGAGCTCGTACGGCAGCGCGCGCGAGGCCCTGAAGCAGCAGCAGGTCGAACTGGCCTTCGTGCATCCGGCCCATGTGGCCTTCGAGGCGACCAAGGGCGGCGGCTACAAGGGGCTCGCCTGGACCGCGGGCTTCACCGAGTACAAGGTGTCGTTCCTGTGCAAGGACATGCAGCCCATCTCCAACTGGAAGGAGATGACCGGCAAGAGCCTGGTCATGCCCGATCCGGATTCGATCACGTCGGTGATCACGCGCGCGATGCTGCGCGAGCAAGGCTTGCAGGAGGGTGCGGTCAAGCTCTCCAACACCCGATACCAGGATGCGGTGCCCTTCTATGTGCAGAACGGCTTTACCGCTTACGGCGCCACGGCGTCCGCCGGAGTGATCAAGGCGTGGAAGACCGCCGGCGGCAAGACCTGCGCCGAGTCGCGCGCGGTGCCCATCAAGCAATGGCTGATGTCGAGCAAGCTCGATGCCACCACGGCCGCGACAGTGCGTGAGGCCTTGCTGCAGCTCGGGCAGTCGGAAGGCGGCAAGCGCGCGCTCGCGACGTCGAGCTACTCGGGCTTCGTTGCACCTTCGGTGGAGATCGAGAAGGCCTTGACGGCGTGGTTGGGGGTCTAA
- a CDS encoding glucan biosynthesis protein: MIDRRSLLTAGGASMALAALGFPADALAAEAVKLSQPRPFSFERLVTDAKALAGRPYVPDTSLPAEVLQRIDYDAHGKIKYNPELAVFRDGPGQFPVTFFHLGRYFQAPVHMYVTEAASGDGFAREILYDSAYFTMPADSPARQLREGAGFAGFRLQESRLGDQKKLAWQTNDWVAFLGASYFRAIGELYQYGLSARGIALDAAMPDRPEEFPNFTRFYFEPPANPEANTMTVYALLEGPSITGAYKFVMQRTQAVVMDIEARLFLRRDVGRLGLVPLTSMFWYGEAIKPTAIDWRPEVHDSDGLAIWNGAGERIWRPLNNPAQTRASAFGDTRPRGFGLLQRDRNFDHYQDGVLYEKRPSLWVEPLGDWGEGSVQLIEIPTDDEIHDNILACWVPKAPAKAGMSYQLKYRLHWTDQEPFPSPLARCIATRLGRGGEPGTQRPAGVRKFMVEFIGKPLEAIPFGVKPELVLTASRGKFSYIFAEAVPNGVPGHWRAQFDFTAEGTEPVDMRLYLRNGEQTLTETWLYQYQPG, from the coding sequence ATGATCGACCGCCGTTCACTCCTCACCGCCGGTGGCGCCTCCATGGCGCTCGCCGCCCTCGGATTCCCTGCAGATGCCCTCGCGGCAGAGGCAGTCAAGCTCAGCCAACCCCGCCCCTTCTCTTTCGAACGTCTTGTTACCGACGCCAAGGCCCTCGCGGGAAGGCCCTACGTGCCCGATACCTCGCTGCCCGCCGAGGTGCTGCAGCGCATCGACTACGACGCGCACGGCAAGATCAAGTACAACCCCGAGCTCGCGGTGTTCCGCGACGGCCCCGGCCAGTTCCCCGTCACCTTCTTCCACCTGGGCCGCTACTTCCAGGCGCCGGTCCACATGTACGTGACGGAGGCCGCCAGCGGCGACGGCTTCGCGCGCGAGATCCTCTACGACAGCGCCTATTTCACGATGCCCGCGGACAGCCCCGCGCGCCAGCTGCGCGAGGGCGCCGGCTTCGCCGGCTTCCGCCTGCAGGAAAGCCGCCTGGGCGACCAGAAGAAGCTGGCGTGGCAGACCAACGACTGGGTCGCCTTCCTCGGCGCCTCCTACTTCCGCGCCATCGGCGAGCTCTACCAGTACGGACTGTCGGCGCGAGGCATTGCGCTCGACGCGGCCATGCCTGACCGGCCCGAGGAGTTTCCCAACTTCACCCGCTTCTACTTCGAGCCGCCGGCCAACCCCGAGGCCAACACCATGACGGTGTATGCCCTGCTGGAAGGCCCGAGCATCACCGGTGCCTACAAGTTCGTGATGCAGCGGACCCAGGCGGTGGTGATGGACATCGAGGCGCGCCTGTTCCTGCGCCGCGACGTCGGCCGCCTCGGACTGGTGCCGCTGACCTCGATGTTCTGGTATGGCGAGGCGATCAAGCCGACCGCCATCGACTGGCGTCCCGAGGTGCACGACTCGGACGGCCTTGCGATCTGGAACGGTGCGGGCGAACGCATCTGGCGACCGCTCAACAACCCGGCGCAGACCCGCGCCTCGGCCTTCGGCGACACGCGCCCGCGCGGCTTCGGCCTGCTGCAGCGCGACCGCAACTTCGACCACTACCAGGACGGCGTGCTCTACGAGAAGCGGCCCAGCCTGTGGGTCGAGCCGCTGGGCGACTGGGGCGAGGGCTCGGTGCAGCTGATCGAGATTCCGACGGACGACGAGATCCACGACAACATCCTGGCCTGCTGGGTGCCCAAGGCGCCAGCCAAGGCCGGCATGAGCTACCAGCTCAAGTACCGGCTGCACTGGACCGACCAGGAGCCCTTCCCCTCGCCGCTGGCGCGCTGCATTGCCACGCGCTTGGGCCGCGGCGGCGAGCCGGGCACGCAGCGTCCGGCGGGCGTGCGCAAGTTCATGGTCGAATTCATCGGCAAGCCGCTCGAAGCCATCCCCTTCGGCGTCAAGCCCGAGCTGGTGCTCACGGCCTCGCGCGGCAAGTTCTCGTACATCTTCGCGGAGGCAGTGCCCAATGGCGTGCCGGGCCACTGGCGCGCGCAGTTCGACTTCACGGCCGAGGGCACGGAGCCGGTGGACATGCGGCTCTACCTCAGGAACGGCGAGCAGACGCTGACGGAGACCTGGCTGTACCAGTACCAGCCCGGCTGA
- a CDS encoding FKBP-type peptidyl-prolyl cis-trans isomerase, whose product MTTAALASLCALPLALAQTAPVTTPSGLVYQSLKEGSGASPSATDVVKVHYRGTFPDSGKEFDSSYKRNEPTEFPLNGVIPCWTEGVQKMKPGGKAKLTCPPAIAYGTRGAGGVIPPNATLNFEIELISVTKR is encoded by the coding sequence CTGACCACCGCAGCCCTCGCGTCCTTGTGTGCGTTGCCCCTCGCGCTCGCGCAGACAGCGCCCGTCACCACGCCCAGCGGGCTGGTCTACCAATCGCTCAAGGAGGGCAGCGGCGCCTCGCCGTCGGCCACCGACGTCGTCAAGGTGCACTACCGCGGCACCTTTCCGGACAGCGGCAAGGAGTTCGACAGCTCCTACAAGCGCAACGAGCCGACTGAGTTCCCGCTCAATGGCGTGATCCCGTGCTGGACCGAAGGGGTGCAGAAGATGAAGCCCGGTGGCAAGGCCAAGCTGACCTGCCCGCCTGCCATTGCTTATGGGACGCGCGGCGCGGGCGGGGTGATTCCGCCGAATGCGACCTTGAACTTCGAGATCGAGTTGATTTCGGTAACGAAGCGCTGA
- a CDS encoding phosphoethanolamine transferase, with translation METTSSPWRRFDAWLAQPRSARSVVVWLSLYLAVAANWPLWTELARIGGAPSIYLPQVALMTLLTVCGTVALLALTAWSRWMKPLWFAVVVVAAVAQHFMLSYHAVMDPSMLANAMQTDLHEARDLMGWRLLFHVVLASALPAWALWRMRVVPMGLLSQAWRNALLLVAAVSLAIGGALAMNRQLAPLMRNNVHLRYMINPLASIYSVSSVALKPLFKHSRKLIPISGGTVLGASYAAQARPPLFVLVVGETARADHFGLNGYARDTTPALAAHKVLSWRDVHSCGTNTLASVPCMFSPVGKAGFEARKDDYENLMDVLQAAGLAVFWLDNQPGGCKGVCDRIPHAFAFDRLAPEAKTALCDGDECLDDVMLQGLDERLAALPPERRDKGVVLVMHQMGSHGPAYYKRSSPDAKRFMPECKTNALAECSHAELVNGFDNSIAYTDRFLGKTIDWLQAQSGRYDTALLYLSDHGESLGEYGLFLHGVPYSFAPEVQKHIPMVMWFGPQMRERARLSSGCMEAGLDAALTHDNLYHTVLGVMDVRTPTYKAGLDALASCRGVG, from the coding sequence ATGGAGACCACCTCGTCTCCGTGGCGGCGCTTCGACGCCTGGCTGGCGCAGCCCCGCTCGGCGCGCAGCGTGGTCGTCTGGCTGAGCCTCTATCTCGCAGTGGCCGCCAACTGGCCACTGTGGACAGAGCTGGCGCGCATCGGCGGCGCACCCAGCATCTACCTGCCCCAAGTCGCGTTGATGACGCTGCTCACCGTCTGCGGCACCGTGGCCCTGCTGGCGCTGACCGCCTGGTCGCGCTGGATGAAACCGCTGTGGTTTGCCGTGGTGGTGGTCGCCGCCGTGGCACAGCACTTCATGCTCAGCTACCACGCGGTGATGGACCCGAGCATGCTGGCCAACGCGATGCAGACCGACCTCCACGAAGCACGCGACCTCATGGGGTGGAGACTGCTGTTCCACGTCGTGCTGGCGTCGGCCCTGCCGGCCTGGGCCTTGTGGCGCATGCGCGTGGTGCCCATGGGTCTCCTGTCGCAGGCATGGCGCAATGCGCTGCTGCTCGTCGCGGCCGTCTCGTTGGCCATAGGCGGCGCGCTGGCGATGAACCGGCAGCTTGCGCCACTGATGCGCAACAACGTCCACCTGCGCTACATGATCAATCCGTTGGCCAGCATCTACTCGGTGTCGTCCGTGGCGCTGAAGCCGTTGTTCAAGCACAGCCGCAAGCTCATCCCGATCTCCGGCGGCACGGTGCTGGGGGCCAGCTACGCGGCGCAGGCCCGGCCGCCGCTCTTTGTTCTGGTGGTCGGGGAGACCGCGCGGGCCGATCATTTCGGGCTCAACGGGTATGCCCGCGACACCACGCCGGCGCTGGCCGCTCACAAGGTGCTGTCCTGGCGCGATGTTCACTCCTGCGGCACCAACACGCTGGCTTCCGTGCCCTGCATGTTCTCGCCCGTCGGCAAGGCAGGCTTCGAGGCGCGCAAGGACGACTACGAGAACCTGATGGACGTGCTGCAGGCCGCCGGCCTCGCAGTGTTCTGGCTCGACAACCAGCCTGGCGGCTGCAAGGGCGTGTGCGACCGCATTCCGCATGCATTCGCGTTCGACCGGCTCGCACCAGAGGCGAAGACAGCGCTGTGTGACGGCGACGAATGCCTCGACGACGTCATGCTCCAGGGATTGGACGAGCGCTTGGCTGCGCTGCCGCCCGAGCGCCGCGACAAGGGTGTCGTGCTGGTCATGCACCAGATGGGCAGCCATGGCCCCGCCTACTACAAGCGCTCCTCGCCGGATGCCAAGCGCTTCATGCCCGAGTGCAAGACCAACGCACTGGCCGAGTGCAGCCACGCCGAACTGGTGAACGGCTTCGACAATTCGATCGCGTACACCGATCGCTTTCTGGGCAAGACCATCGATTGGCTGCAGGCGCAATCGGGTCGCTACGACACGGCCTTGCTCTACCTGAGCGACCATGGGGAGTCGCTGGGCGAGTATGGGTTGTTCCTGCACGGCGTGCCCTACAGCTTTGCGCCGGAGGTGCAGAAGCACATTCCGATGGTGATGTGGTTCGGGCCGCAAATGCGCGAGCGCGCGCGGCTGTCGAGCGGCTGCATGGAGGCGGGGCTCGATGCGGCGCTTACGCATGACAACCTTTATCACACGGTGCTGGGGGTGATGGATGTGCGGACGCCGACGTACAAGGCGGGGTTGGATGCGCTGGCGTCTTGCCGGGGGGTGGGGTGA
- a CDS encoding peroxidase-related enzyme (This protein belongs to a clade of uncharacterized proteins related to peroxidases such as the alkylhydroperoxidase AhpD.) translates to MDAPRYPLAELKDLPEDIRTRVLEVQEKAGFVPNVFLALARRPAEWRAFFAYHDALMLKEDGSLTQGEREMIVTATSAANRCLYCVVAHGALLRIYEKKPLLADQVAVNWRKADITPRQFAMLEFAMKVCERSHDIDDSDFAPLHAHGFSDEDIWDIAAITAFFGLSNRMASFSGMQPNGEFYLMGRVPRAKK, encoded by the coding sequence ATGGATGCCCCGCGCTACCCTCTCGCCGAGCTCAAGGACCTGCCCGAAGACATCCGCACCCGGGTGCTCGAGGTGCAGGAGAAGGCCGGCTTCGTCCCCAACGTGTTCCTCGCTCTCGCGCGCCGCCCGGCCGAATGGCGCGCCTTCTTCGCCTACCACGATGCGCTGATGCTGAAAGAGGATGGCTCGCTCACCCAGGGCGAGCGCGAGATGATCGTCACCGCCACCAGCGCCGCCAACCGTTGCCTGTATTGCGTGGTGGCGCACGGCGCGCTTCTGCGCATCTACGAGAAGAAGCCGCTGTTGGCCGATCAGGTGGCTGTCAACTGGCGCAAGGCCGACATCACGCCGCGCCAGTTCGCGATGCTCGAGTTCGCGATGAAGGTGTGCGAGCGTTCGCACGACATCGACGACAGCGACTTTGCGCCGCTGCATGCGCATGGGTTCAGCGACGAGGACATCTGGGACATCGCTGCGATCACGGCCTTCTTCGGGCTTTCCAATCGGATGGCTAGTTTCAGCGGGATGCAGCCGAATGGTGAGTTCTATTTGATGGGGCGGGTGCCGAGGGCGAAGAAGTAG
- the eutC gene encoding ethanolamine ammonia-lyase subunit EutC produces the protein MSDPVTHSPWSDWRSSTPARLALGRAGAGMPTDEVLRFGWAHAMARDAIHAALDADALEAALRAEGWEVLRARSRAPDRATYLRRPDLGRQLEPENAAALRTQASAPFDLCIVIGDGLSSLAATRHAPPLLSALRPQLPASLRLAPLVIATQARVALADEIGEAFGARLVAMLIGERPGLSSPDSLGIYITHAPRRGRHDAERNCISNVRPEGLLYEAAAFKLAWFVREALRRGLTGVALKDESASAVLAQEGSSLPAPRPSDA, from the coding sequence ATGAGCGATCCTGTCACGCACAGCCCCTGGAGCGACTGGCGCAGCTCCACGCCCGCGCGCCTCGCGCTCGGGCGCGCCGGCGCCGGCATGCCGACGGACGAGGTGCTGCGATTCGGCTGGGCGCATGCAATGGCGCGCGATGCGATCCATGCGGCGCTGGATGCCGATGCCCTCGAGGCCGCTCTGCGCGCCGAGGGCTGGGAGGTGTTGCGGGCGCGCAGCCGTGCGCCGGACCGCGCGACATACCTGCGGCGTCCGGACCTGGGCAGGCAACTCGAGCCGGAGAATGCAGCTGCCCTGCGTACGCAAGCGAGCGCGCCGTTCGATCTCTGCATCGTGATCGGCGACGGCCTGTCTTCCCTGGCCGCAACCCGTCATGCACCGCCGCTGCTGTCCGCCTTGCGCCCACAACTGCCCGCCTCGCTTCGGCTCGCGCCGCTCGTGATCGCCACGCAGGCGCGCGTGGCGCTGGCGGACGAGATCGGCGAAGCCTTCGGCGCCCGGCTGGTCGCGATGCTGATTGGCGAGCGCCCCGGGCTCAGCTCGCCCGACAGCCTCGGCATCTACATCACCCACGCACCGCGCCGAGGCAGGCACGACGCCGAGCGCAACTGCATTTCGAACGTGCGCCCGGAAGGGCTCCTATACGAAGCTGCGGCCTTCAAGCTCGCCTGGTTCGTCCGCGAAGCGCTGCGCCGCGGCCTGACGGGCGTGGCGCTCAAGGACGAAAGCGCATCGGCCGTGCTCGCGCAGGAAGGCTCTTCGCTGCCAGCGCCCAGACCGTCGGACGCTTAG